A genomic stretch from Ficedula albicollis isolate OC2 chromosome 4A, FicAlb1.5, whole genome shotgun sequence includes:
- the ITM2A gene encoding integral membrane protein 2A: MFFFFILKDPEVATHRGENSSGRCLLTLLGLAFILAGVVVGGACIYKYFMPKHKVYRGEMCYFENEARERAVEPYFLPIAEEADIREDDNIAIIDVPVPKFSDSDPAAIVHDFDRLLTAYLDLQLGNCYVIPLNTSIVMPPRNLMDLFAKLATGSYLPQTYLVREEMVVTEEIDNVSDLGIFIYQLCVGKETFRLQRRDQIMGVQKRAAENCHSIRHFENSFVVETKICQQ, translated from the exons atgttttttttttttattttaaaggaccCAGAAGTTGCCACACACAGGGGTGAAAACTCATCTGGAAGATGTCTCTTGACTCTGCTGGGCCTGGCCTTCATCTTGGCAGGGGTTGTTGTGGGTGGAGCCTGCATCTACAAGTACTTCATGCCAAAG CACAAGGTGTACCGTGGGGAGATGTGCTACTTTGAGAACGAGGCGCGGGAGCGCGCGGTGGAGCCGTACTTCCTGCCCATCGCCGAGGAGGCCGACATCCGCGAGGACGACAACATCGCCATCATCGACGTGCCCGTGCCCAAGTTCTCCGACAGCGACCCTGCTGCCATCGTGCACGACTTCGACAGG CTCTTGACGGCGTATCTCGACCTGCAGCTGGGGAACTGCTACGTGATCCCACTGAACACTTCCATAGTCATGCCTCCAAGGAATCTGATGGATCTCTTTGCCAAGCTGGCG ACTGGCTCTTACCTGCCCCAGACGTACCTGGTGCGTGAGGAGATGGTGGTGACAGAGGAGATTGACAACGTGTCTGATCTGGGCATCTTCATCTACCAGCTCTGTGTGGGGAAAGAGACCTTCAGGCTGCAGCGCAGAGACCAAATCATGG GTGTGCAGAAACGGGCAGCGGAGAACTGTCACTCCATCAGACACTTTGAAAACTCCTTCGTGGTTGAGACAAAGATCTGTCAGCAGTGA